The DNA sequence CTAACCTCCACACAGACCAGTACGGATTTCGTGTATAATAAAGTGCATGTACTGATCTAATTGAAAAAAGTCTACCGAATAAGCCTTTTGTCAAATCAGGTCAGCGGGTAAATAACTGAGAAGGTATCGAAGTCAAGCTAGGTTACTGGATAAATATGAAACAGTGTCGCTTATCCTAAGGAGTAACGATGTACACACCACGCCTCCGTGGATGGACGTCCTTGTTCACAGACTCGACGCTCATAGAAATGGTCTCGAACGAGTATGCCATGGTCATGCTCTGTTGTATGCGTGTTCGGTTCGTGTTGTTTGCTTGTAGGTTGCGTGCTTGGCACAACATGAGCTCTTTAAGCGCCTGCCTAAAGTTGGTGCTGAATGCCAAGCAAATCATTGGGTTGGTGACGATGCTGGTGTACGTCAGGGCCTCGAAGACGTCCGCCAGTACAAGTATCAAGGCAGAGATCTCAATTGACTCGTCTCCAAGGCGGATGTTAAAGGTAAGTGTGAGTAAGAGGACATAATAAGGCACCCAGCATATGAAGAAAGCGGTTGTGATGGCGATGGAGAGGCGAATGATTTTGTTATTCCCGCGGACGCGGTGGGAATTCACTGCTGCTCCGGTCGCTCCAGGGATGCTTCGATTCATCATTTTGACGGCAATGAGAGCGTAGACAAAGACAAGAGCCACCAAGGGAAGAGCTACGAAGAGTACAAATGTAATCAAGAGGAACAACTCTTCTGTTTCCTTTTCAGGCAACGGATGCCATCTGTAACTGCAATAGAAAGCGCCTTCATTTTTCGTCGCTTTGTAGGTGTAAAGGTTTGTGGAGTAGGCCAACGCAGAAATGAGCCAAATAGCAGGAATTGTCACTTTTGGGGATAGAACTCGCGGCTTTTGCTCCATGGGACAGATGACGGCATAGTAGCGATCGATACCGATCATAACAGCACTGAGGGAAGATACCGAATAGCTCAGCTCTCGAGTAAAGGGCAGTATTTTACACAAGACCTTGACCACATCGAGACTTGGCACCTCGTAAGCGTAGGACATGGTTATGGCAATCTGCAGCTTTCTCGGCACATCTATCACAGACACCACAAGATCTGAAACTGCCATGTTTAGTATGAAGACATTTGCCATTGTTCGCATGCGCTTGACTTTTATAACGATAGCGATGATACACGAGTTGCCGAATACGCCAAGGAAGAGTGTTACCGCGTAGAACGAAATCAAGACGATCCTTTTCAGGTCATCTGTTCCTCTTGGATGGATGTAGGTAGCGTTTTGTAATTGAGTCACATTTTGGCTGCTGTTGCGTAAAGCCATGTCTTTTCTCTTATTGCGAGATTACCAACTGGAGATAAGAACAGGTCCTCACCTTAAGAAAGTAAAATGTTTGGTAGCAGCTGCTGTGCTGCGCTCATGTGATTGTCGTGCACTTAGCGCTAGTTTACTCAGAAACACATCCTCATTTCTCACGTTTGTGCCTTTTAATCGCCACTTGTGTTTGCACAGAGTTCTTCAGAAACCACCGCAATCAGACAGTTGCTCAAAATCTAGGTCTGATAACGAATGTAATATAAGCTCTGAGATCTTAATCATTGTACAGAAAACTCAATATCACAGTAGTTACGCAAAAAGGTGGTCAGTGCTAAACAATAACTTCTCCAAACATTTTTTGGTAGATCTTTTGGattgaaatttgttttattaagaATATCGTCTTACTTCACAATATGCTGGAAGTATTCTAAAATTCGTAAGATTCCCGTCCGAAAACGTTTCCGGGTGTTGATTCTTTGAAGCAATTAAAGCACCATAAGATTTATCGTTCTAAGGAAGTCGTATAATAGTTGAGGTAGTCAAGCTGTCTTAAAAGCAATATTCGGAAACAGATCTTCATGATTTCATCTGTTCAAGCTGCAGAATCAAGAACATCACAAGGACATAATTATTGTTATGATAAATTTACTAAGAAGACTGACAAATTTACGGCTTCAATATGATCGAGGACAGGATGAAAAAATCACCAAAATATGACTGTTGCCATGGTAATAGTTACCGAGGTAACATGTACACATTTACACTGTATGGTAAGATGTTCAAGATACAATGTCAAATGCGACAGTCTGCCTACTAGAAAACGAGGTTAGgatactttaaaaaataaggatagaatgatgattttttttattgcaaaaaaaaacaaaacaaaacaagtcaAAATACCAATCAAAAGCCTATTCtattatgtatgtatataaaATGATTATGTTAATGCAATGTGGATAACACTTTTAATCAATCTTGCATCACGAAAAAGAATAGTAGCGAAATATCACGAAAAAGAATAGTAGCGAAATATCACGAAAAAGAATATTATACATAACTTTGATATGACGTTGAATGTAGCGCAGTGTGCAAAACCTATATTACTCGCAAGAGCTGGTCTTCGATAATCATCTGAGAGTTTAAGGTTTTGAAAGTTTACTTAAGGTGACATGGACTCGAATCTCGACAGTTTagattattttcaaaatgacATGTCATCGTGACAAGAACAACGTTTAAGCCCAGTATTTGGTCCCGTAAAAAAATCTGCAGAATAAAAGCAGCCATATATTGTTCTAAAGAAATTATGCTTATTAGACAACCATTAGCTATTTCATTGgcaaatttttctttttatttggaTACATGGAATAACATATCTCTGACTATACCCATCTTGTGGCCTAAGGGCAGCAGATCAATTTCTTCTTTAGAAAGTAAAAAATCAAGCAAGACTAAGGGTGAAGGTTCAACTCTGAATATTATAAAATCAATTTCAAAGACCCACACTTTCAGATAAAAGTGATTTTTAGAACTCATTTTATCATTTCTACCATTACTATCGCCGTAAGCATCTaacagtttttattttatcttaacCAATGATAGGTTTTGTAAATTAGTATTTCTCATTCGAAAGTTATATTGGGTTTGTAGAATGCCCCTAAAACTATACATCTGTTCCTGGATCATGTGACATTAAAGACGGACTTACGTGTTTAAATTTgttcaaataaacaaatgcatGTGGCTACCATTGGTTACCCGAATTTCAAACCCGCTTCGAGGGTACAGCTAGCCCGGCtctttttttgggaaaaaaagaTCAAAGAAATGGATTTTGAGAAGGGGAATGCAGTGTAAGCACATTTATGCTATTGCtgcaagaagaaaaaaaaaactaagattACTATTTCATTAGAAATCTGAGCGGATCACGTCCTGTTTCGCTCGTACATTTGACTCACACCTCCTTTTTCTCCGTCCGATTTATCTCAGTCTAATCATAAAATGTCACTAGAAACTATGGTATTTTCGCGCATTCTTTTCGCCCGAGCGAGCATGCAACACGACTGACGGCCGATCGCCAGCGAATTTGATCGCCAGTATCTGACATTTCTAGATATCGGTGATTTCGATCGCTAAGTCTCTGCGATAAAAATCGTTAGAAAAATTCGCCGTCTCCGAAGTAGACAGACCGGGGTCTTTTTCAGCCGGCGATTGAAACTCGTTCGTACGCGTATGCAAAATCGCCTAGTGTGTCGTAGGCACCGATCAGACGCTCTACTGCATTTTTAAGTCAGAAAAAAGGCGGTGAAAATGTCAGGAATATGGTGAGATCAGGTATCAGGAGGCCCAGTGTCAGGAATATGGTAAGATCAGGTATCAGGAGACCCAGTGTCAGGAATATGGTAAAATCAGGTATCAGGAGGCCCAGTGTCAGGAATATGGTAAGATCAGGTATCAGGAGACCCAGTGTCAGGAATATGGTAAGATCAGGTATCAGGAGAGACAGTGTCAGGAATATGGCAAGATCAGGTATCATGAGAGACAGTGACAGGAATATGGTAAGGTCAGGTATCAGGAGACCCAGTGTCAGGAATATGGTAAGATCAGATATCAGGAGACCCAGTGTCAGGAATATGGTAAGATCAGATATCAGGAGACCCAGTGTCAGGAATATGGTAAGGTCAGGTATCAGGAGACCCAGTGTCAGGAATATGGTAAGATCAGGTATCAGGAGAGACAGTGTCAGGAATATGGTAAGATTCACTGCTGCAGACTAAAATTTCCCTGTGATTGTTTCGCTGCCGAAGAAAAGcgcaaaaatataatatagcAAATCCCCAACCATGGAATGGCCAAATGGGTTATTTATAGAAGAGCTCCTGCATTTTCTGATTTATTCACCAAgaccgcaaaaaaaaaaaaaaacaaaaacaaacaaaggcCGTGGTGCACTCTATATTACAATATTATGAAACCTCTAACCAAACGCTTGACAGGTAAATGTTAGGTGAATACAAGTCTCTTCTTATAGGCCCTGTTTCATTGGCAAACTATTTACACACCGAAAACATAGACAACACGACCTGAAGCATCATACATAGCGTCAGCCATTATACTGCGTAGGGTACATCGGCTAAAAGATCATCGAAATATCGTGCCTCTCGCACACAGTCATCAATATTTAAATGGAATATTTGCCTTCGTCAAGGTCCAGCTATTGAGCTCCTTGACATCTTGCTAGTCCTTCTGGGTTTCGCCGGTTTCGAGGGCTTGCTAGTTTTAGCAGATTTGCCACCTCTAATTGGTTTTGCAGGTTTACTAACCTGTTTCACAGGTTTACTCCGTTGTTTGACGTGCACTTGAGGCTGCGACTCGTAGCGCTTCGCTTTGGCCTGGTCCACTCTTGCAAGGGACCTCTTGATGAAGTCCTGCTTCCGCTGAAGGAAGGCGGCTTGTAGAGGGATGCTGTGACTGTCTGGCGGCAAGGATAGGGTATCACTCTCAGTCTCCTCGCGCGTGTCACGCGTTCCATCGCGCGCTTCAAGTGGTCCCTCATGAATCTGTGCGTCTTCGCGCGGGTAACGTGCTTCCTCACGCGGCGAGTGATGTATATTCTCCGCTTCCAAGCCCTTCATAGTAACAGAAGCTCCGCTTCTTGACAACATCTCACCTTGATCGCTGAATCTGCTTGACATGCTTGCCGAGTGGGCACTTTGTGATAGAAGGCTCCCATGATTTGATATGTCGGACGTATGGATGGAGCTTATCCTATCCTGCTCCTGAGACAACAGATTTGAAACACTATAGATAAAATCTACCTCAATAGGGGCTTCTACCAACAGTGTTCTATACTTGAATCACAAGACAAGTGATCTAGATAAAACTTAAAATGCGATGCCATAATTACTAAAGACGATGGAAATAATGCAGTTATAAATTCTTCGAACAAAACAATCAAGTTTGTAAAGTATTTCGTACCTTGCTCCCGCCTGATTGTTCCTCGTCATTAACGGTCGTAAGTCTTTCGGAATTTTCAGATGATTCATGCCTGAAGTCGGACATGGAAACCTCGGACACAAGGCTACCGGAAATGAGCGAAGCGGTGTTACTGGGGCGATCTGAGGAGAGAAAAAATAACTTTGCTCGATTATGTTGGATATTGTACAGTAAATCCTAAAGTTCATAGGCTCGGGCACTTGAAGTTCACAGACGTTTCGAGGTTACTAGTTACGAGGACTACTAGTACATGGCGTTCTTTTCGATTTTCCTGTGGTGGATGATttgacgtcacaggaaacccTTACCTCTCTTCTGTAGGCTGGCTATTCCCAGCCCCCTTTTGCATCAAGGCCAACCACAGGAACTCCGAAGAGAACGAAAGGGACTAGCCTGGCTTGCTACATCTTCATCAGTTAGGAGTGGCAATTTCCTGACGCATATATTTCACTTGAGAATCAAAAGCAACGTACCTGAAAGTTGTCGAGACGAGAGATCGTATTTACGATCATCGCTGCCAGTATCCAAATCAGCACCATAATCGCGGGTCTCGCTATACGCCGTACTTGCCGAATATCCTGGGATTGTAGAATGGTCTAAGTCGGCGGAATGCCCGGGACTGGTAGAAAACCGTGGGTTTTCAGCAGAACGACTTCCTGAATGCCCAGGGACGGCAAAATCACTCTCTGGATACCTTTGATCGGCAGACTGTCCTCGACTGATAAAATAGCGGGGGCTAGCTAAATGCCCGGGGCTAGCTTCATACCTGGGACTTCCTACATGCCCAGGGCTGGCTAAATGCCCGGGGCTAGATCGATCACCTGGTGTGGTAGACTGTGAAGCAGTTGATGGTGGGACATACAGCCACTCATGTTCCCCGGGGCTGAAGGCGGACTGTTCGCGCAAGACAGGACCAAGGAAATCAGAAGAAGAGTTTTCCAACTGCCATCTAGAGTCTTCCGCTAATGAGTTGTCTTGTGTATCATAGCGCATTGGGCTGGAGTGCTCTCTTGAGAATTTCGGATGAAATGGGGTGGCTGACGGAGCAGGTCCCAAAGCGCTGATTGATGAGGCGCTAGCACGTACGGGGACATGACCTTCGTCTTGTTTGTCTTGCGGGTGTGGTCTACCATGAGACGTTACAGGTCCAATAGCACTGGATGATGACCCGCTTGCACGCACGGGGACATGCCATGTCCCTTGTTCGCCGCCAGTATATGCTTCGTCTTGTCTATCTTGCGCGTTTGGTCTATCATAAGATGGTACAGGCACAAAAACACTCGAGGACGAGGCATCTGCACGGGGAGGGAAACGCCAGTCGCCTTGGCCACCATTGGCCGTACTCGCGATGGGTGGCCAAAGACTTGTGGTGGAGCTCCCAGCGCGCATGGGGACTTGCCATACCCTTGGCGTCTTCCCAGGGTAACTTAATTCTTGTCCAAAACCAGGTCTTCTCGAGAAATCCTCTTCACCTTGTGTCTCAGTCTCCACCCTAGCTCTCATAGTCTCCATTGGGGGCCAGGGACTAGTAGTAGAGCTCCCAGCGCGCATAGGGACCTGCCAATCCCTTGGTGTTTTTTCGGTGAAGGGCAGATCTTGCCGAAAGTGGGAGTGCAGGAAGTCGACAGAGCTTGTGCTCGCTTTTTGGGGGATAAACCACTGTTGTGTTTGAGGACTAGAGCTTGTACCGCTGCTTTGAGAGTCCGAATGAGGACCGGTAGAGATCACGCGATTGTACACATCTCTGCCAGGCGAAAAAGGATCACTGTAGAAAGGCGTGGCTTGGTTGGGTGTTTCACTTGAGCGTTGAGACGTCCCAGATCGGGATGGAATGAACCAGCGCTGATCCTCCTCAGAAAAAACCCCAGGTTCGCCGATGCCAACCTGACTTGAAAAGCCTTCACTACTTTCCTCAGACACTAAAATTTCATGAGAAATCTCCACGGCCCTGCTACCTTCTTGAATCCTAGACGAGGGGTCAATCGAACGACCAGTTGGGCCTGGTTCTTTGGTGTCGATGTTGGCATGTTGGGGCGTGGCTCTGGAACATACTTCATCATGTTTAGACTGCCCAAGATAATTTGGTAAAGGACTGTAGACAGTGTCAGACGATGTTATAGTAGAGGACTGTGAATAGGTTAGGGCACTAGAGCTTGAACCTTGTGAATCAGTAATAACATTACGGACACTGATTCTAGTAATAGTAGAGTGTGTATCACCGGTACTTGATCTTGCCTGCCATACAGGGGTTGGGACTTGTGCTCTGTTGGGATCTTTTGGGCTCATGTTGGTATCTTTGGTATGAGCATTCAGATCTAAACTTTGTCTATACCGTCCAAGGAAATCCCCAAGAGTATCAGGCGTGGACCTCCCACTGCTGCTGTTCTTGGTGTCAATAAACTGTTTTGGCAGGTCTACAAGGGATTTAGTCGATGTTGAACTGTCTTTACCTCCTGCCTGTGGACTGTCCGTTTGGTGTAACCCCAACTCTCCAAGAGGACTGTCCATTCGTGGTACTCCTGACTCTGCCTGTGGACTAATGTATCCATGGCGCTCAATGATATTCTGGTAGTACCTCATGCGTCGTGTCTGTTTCTCTTGTCTTTGTCGGATCTCCGCCCTTTGTGCCTTGATCAATTTGCGCTCTTCCTCCCACTTTTTCCGGTACACGTCCAGATAACCAGGAGACTGACCAGTGCTAAGACCGGTCTCATTACTCACTGAGGGTCCACCAGGGCTAGGCCTGAGTACTGGATCTGCTCGCTTTGAAACCGCAACACCTTGCCTGACACTTGCCAGGACATCAGAAAGGTTTGTACTAGTGGGAGAGGTACGATCCCAGTTAAACTTCTGTACATTCGTAGGGACAAAAGAGGGTTGAAGATGGTCTACCATTTGAGGCGACTGCTCTTGAATGCGAACTCTGTCTGACTCTGTACTATGGCTATAAGAGCTCAAAGACTGAGAGAGCAGCTCCTCCTGATCTTGACCACTACTTCCCGACGACCTTGGCGACTGTAGCATCGGGGAGACAGCCAAAGTGTAACGGGCTGCAGAACTTGGAATCCAG is a window from the Nematostella vectensis chromosome 9, jaNemVect1.1, whole genome shotgun sequence genome containing:
- the LOC5503865 gene encoding substance-K receptor gives rise to the protein MIGIDRYYAVICPMEQKPRVLSPKVTIPAIWLISALAYSTNLYTYKATKNEGAFYCSYRWHPLPEKETEELFLLITFVLFVALPLVALVFVYALIAVKMMNRSIPGATGAAVNSHRVRGNNKIIRLSIAITTAFFICWVPYYVLLLTLTFNIRLGDESIEISALILVLADVFEALTYTSIVTNPMICLAFSTNFRQALKELMLCQARNLQANNTNRTRIQQSMTMAYSFETISMSVESVNKDVHPRRRGVYIVTP
- the LOC116611665 gene encoding uncharacterized protein LOC116611665 isoform X1; amino-acid sequence: MIKNRSAPKPGLRPSPNEANNLIQAEIERRRKLRIKQVREQEKAFALKLRRNVKNKRENELELLSQQLKQQWKEKQLVQQASLEKKYHENLEGFGEGHHAAFKDEDAEKPDHRELTKEEKKKALERHNKAMIKLMIDRAQDQQSDFDKAEARMRAMETERARAAHMASLPRPKDAILNFDLSRLTHGEQKVQPQNAEHFKSTHYHLQPVVQVTREPALNDQVNANEAAEEVGEIIDNVIEASKRSQAEQTEKAWLRHKHALAQHQLAEDHKALMTELSGLERLDRQRRQEAVARIPVRIFQPPHKRVEDAEERQKDLEQAFEDMYMIQTGYTGDLTIALERAESSPLQPPASSESPKGSTMAHEIVVDLQDNSKPKTQEVTVIPVEDSRERDDSRSEDEESIVEKEDIPTRQDPVRRLLGRIQKQRDDWKRRQTTDEEEDIADQKMSAARPAGKKAQRSAKVLTPLAEEEEPLHDTPSAPAMLDRPQGPSTRDITDQDDAASPYKGRALLHPFEVAKQARAVTPTTDETEDKQPVSTSALSQEQHLLEQQKLKMQLQEQKLIQERLEEQLKEYHNKLMDVTGSMKDSGRGTGWFLPQQGVIGGPDGPTPTSSTGILSTQHACDAPSESVPLPQHQYSLPDERLRPFTEDQRSSNARIARMQDPNTSSGVPVAPVEEVYPAHDAKHISSQERSTGNFPSTQYPSDHSRSLVGQASDTSTLESGSLRLLEQTEEEPSDTTSGMSTGARSDIRRSLDEGESGASSSPPSSASGQQPSSAQSPGRFQIVSGTSADNSSTRKPGYEYPFPLEPGWGLKVVSASSSSSIASSVPSSMYSGPTPWIPSSAARYTLAVSPMLQSPRSSGSSGQDQEELLSQSLSSYSHSTESDRVRIQEQSPQMVDHLQPSFVPTNVQKFNWDRTSPTSTNLSDVLASVRQGVAVSKRADPVLRPSPGGPSVSNETGLSTGQSPGYLDVYRKKWEEERKLIKAQRAEIRQRQEKQTRRMRYYQNIIERHGYISPQAESGVPRMDSPLGELGLHQTDSPQAGGKDSSTSTKSLVDLPKQFIDTKNSSSGRSTPDTLGDFLGRYRQSLDLNAHTKDTNMSPKDPNRAQVPTPVWQARSSTGDTHSTITRISVRNVITDSQGSSSSALTYSQSSTITSSDTVYSPLPNYLGQSKHDEVCSRATPQHANIDTKEPGPTGRSIDPSSRIQEGSRAVEISHEILVSEESSEGFSSQVGIGEPGVFSEEDQRWFIPSRSGTSQRSSETPNQATPFYSDPFSPGRDVYNRVISTGPHSDSQSSGTSSSPQTQQWFIPQKASTSSVDFLHSHFRQDLPFTEKTPRDWQVPMRAGSSTTSPWPPMETMRARVETETQGEEDFSRRPGFGQELSYPGKTPRVWQVPMRAGSSTTSLWPPIASTANGGQGDWRFPPRADASSSSVFVPVPSYDRPNAQDRQDEAYTGGEQGTWHVPVRASGSSSSAIGPVTSHGRPHPQDKQDEGHVPVRASASSISALGPAPSATPFHPKFSREHSSPMRYDTQDNSLAEDSRWQLENSSSDFLGPVLREQSAFSPGEHEWLYVPPSTASQSTTPGDRSSPGHLASPGHVGSPRYEASPGHLASPRYFISRGQSADQRYPESDFAVPGHSGSRSAENPRFSTSPGHSADLDHSTIPGYSASTAYSETRDYGADLDTGSDDRKYDLSSRQLSDRPSNTASLISGSLVSEVSMSDFRHESSENSERLTTVNDEEQSGGSKEQDRISSIHTSDISNHGSLLSQSAHSASMSSRFSDQGEMLSRSGASVTMKGLEAENIHHSPREEARYPREDAQIHEGPLEARDGTRDTREETESDTLSLPPDSHSIPLQAAFLQRKQDFIKRSLARVDQAKAKRYESQPQVHVKQRSKPVKQVSKPAKPIRGGKSAKTSKPSKPAKPRRTSKMSRSSIAGP
- the LOC116611665 gene encoding uncharacterized protein LOC116611665 isoform X2; this encodes MAHEIVVDLQDNSKPKTQEVTVIPVEDSRERDDSRSEDEESIVEKEDIPTRQDPVRRLLGRIQKQRDDWKRRQTTDEEEDIADQKMSAARPAGKKAQRSAKVLTPLAEEEEPLHDTPSAPAMLDRPQGPSTRDITDQDDAASPYKGRALLHPFEVAKQARAVTPTTDETEDKQPVSTSALSQEQHLLEQQKLKMQLQEQKLIQERLEEQLKEYHNKLMDVTGSMKDSGRGTGWFLPQQGVIGGPDGPTPTSSTGILSTQHACDAPSESVPLPQHQYSLPDERLRPFTEDQRSSNARIARMQDPNTSSGVPVAPVEEVYPAHDAKHISSQERSTGNFPSTQYPSDHSRSLVGQASDTSTLESGSLRLLEQTEEEPSDTTSGMSTGARSDIRRSLDEGESGASSSPPSSASGQQPSSAQSPGRFQIVSGTSADNSSTRKPGYEYPFPLEPGWGLKVVSASSSSSIASSVPSSMYSGPTPWIPSSAARYTLAVSPMLQSPRSSGSSGQDQEELLSQSLSSYSHSTESDRVRIQEQSPQMVDHLQPSFVPTNVQKFNWDRTSPTSTNLSDVLASVRQGVAVSKRADPVLRPSPGGPSVSNETGLSTGQSPGYLDVYRKKWEEERKLIKAQRAEIRQRQEKQTRRMRYYQNIIERHGYISPQAESGVPRMDSPLGELGLHQTDSPQAGGKDSSTSTKSLVDLPKQFIDTKNSSSGRSTPDTLGDFLGRYRQSLDLNAHTKDTNMSPKDPNRAQVPTPVWQARSSTGDTHSTITRISVRNVITDSQGSSSSALTYSQSSTITSSDTVYSPLPNYLGQSKHDEVCSRATPQHANIDTKEPGPTGRSIDPSSRIQEGSRAVEISHEILVSEESSEGFSSQVGIGEPGVFSEEDQRWFIPSRSGTSQRSSETPNQATPFYSDPFSPGRDVYNRVISTGPHSDSQSSGTSSSPQTQQWFIPQKASTSSVDFLHSHFRQDLPFTEKTPRDWQVPMRAGSSTTSPWPPMETMRARVETETQGEEDFSRRPGFGQELSYPGKTPRVWQVPMRAGSSTTSLWPPIASTANGGQGDWRFPPRADASSSSVFVPVPSYDRPNAQDRQDEAYTGGEQGTWHVPVRASGSSSSAIGPVTSHGRPHPQDKQDEGHVPVRASASSISALGPAPSATPFHPKFSREHSSPMRYDTQDNSLAEDSRWQLENSSSDFLGPVLREQSAFSPGEHEWLYVPPSTASQSTTPGDRSSPGHLASPGHVGSPRYEASPGHLASPRYFISRGQSADQRYPESDFAVPGHSGSRSAENPRFSTSPGHSADLDHSTIPGYSASTAYSETRDYGADLDTGSDDRKYDLSSRQLSDRPSNTASLISGSLVSEVSMSDFRHESSENSERLTTVNDEEQSGGSKEQDRISSIHTSDISNHGSLLSQSAHSASMSSRFSDQGEMLSRSGASVTMKGLEAENIHHSPREEARYPREDAQIHEGPLEARDGTRDTREETESDTLSLPPDSHSIPLQAAFLQRKQDFIKRSLARVDQAKAKRYESQPQVHVKQRSKPVKQVSKPAKPIRGGKSAKTSKPSKPAKPRRTSKMSRSSIAGP